A DNA window from Candidatus Omnitrophota bacterium contains the following coding sequences:
- a CDS encoding asparaginase, producing the protein MKTARYAAISICCIAVLAVFAARCHAELPTVVIVTTGGTIAEKTDTKTGGAVPAVSGKDLIAAVPGLGKVANIEVVNLCNIDSSQMTPEIWAQLSKTVDAHLADPKVKGAVVTHGTDTMAEGAYFLELTLKSNKPVAFVGAMRDASDVSPDGPANILNAVTQVCSKEAQDWGVTITLNQYVNSARNVVKTNSTNVQTFDSGEKGYLGYIVMGKVIRYNVAPAKQKLPLPDKLPDVAFLSTFAGDDGSFVRFAADHGSKGIVVDAVGAGNVNEKVYEAVKYAMAKGIPVVITTSVYHSGVWPMYGDQGGGATMEKDGAILGGDLTGAKARLLLMLAIAKEKGDVSKIKGYFKR; encoded by the coding sequence ATGAAGACGGCGAGATACGCGGCGATTTCGATCTGCTGCATCGCGGTTTTGGCGGTTTTTGCCGCGCGTTGCCACGCGGAATTGCCGACGGTGGTGATCGTCACTACAGGCGGCACTATAGCTGAAAAGACAGACACGAAGACCGGCGGCGCTGTGCCCGCGGTATCAGGCAAAGACCTCATCGCTGCAGTTCCCGGCCTTGGCAAGGTCGCCAATATAGAAGTGGTCAACCTCTGCAATATAGACAGCTCCCAGATGACGCCCGAGATCTGGGCCCAGCTTTCGAAGACCGTCGACGCACATCTCGCGGACCCGAAGGTCAAGGGAGCGGTAGTAACTCACGGCACCGACACTATGGCCGAGGGGGCGTACTTCCTCGAACTTACGTTGAAGAGCAATAAACCGGTAGCATTTGTCGGCGCTATGCGCGACGCATCCGACGTTTCTCCCGACGGTCCTGCGAACATACTCAATGCCGTGACGCAGGTATGCTCGAAAGAAGCGCAAGATTGGGGCGTTACCATTACCCTTAATCAGTATGTAAATTCCGCGAGGAACGTGGTAAAGACCAATTCGACAAATGTCCAGACTTTCGATTCCGGAGAGAAGGGCTATCTCGGCTATATAGTGATGGGAAAGGTCATCCGTTATAATGTCGCCCCGGCAAAACAAAAACTTCCCCTTCCTGATAAATTGCCGGATGTAGCTTTCTTAAGCACGTTTGCCGGCGATGACGGCTCGTTCGTGCGTTTCGCGGCGGACCACGGCTCAAAGGGGATAGTGGTGGATGCTGTCGGCGCGGGCAATGTCAACGAGAAAGTTTATGAAGCCGTCAAATACGCGATGGCAAAAGGCATACCCGTCGTCATAACCACGAGCGTATATCACAGCGGCGTCTGGCCGATGTACGGGGACCAGGGCGGTGGCGCGACAATGGAAAAAGACGGCGCCATATTAGGCGGCGACCTTACCGGCGCGAAGGCGCGGCTGCTTTTAATGCTCGCGATCGCGAAAGAAAAAGGCGACGTATCTAAGATCAAGGGATATTTCAAACGGTGA
- the aspT gene encoding aspartate-alanine antiporter, translating to MVHDILETMRNNPELVLFLALAIGYFAGKRLKIFGFTLGSTASILLAAIVVGQVGITIPPILKSISFALFIFTVGYKVGPQFFGSLKKDGMNYLWLTIAVAITSLATAIFIGKAAHFDKGTTAGMFAGSMTTSAALGTGGDAVKRLDVTPDEKNALDSNMAIAYAITYIFGTAGTIVLVKLAPVLFKIDLKAEAKKLEEQMGGSGSDEENQGTFSWTQRLDMRAYRALNGAVVGKSISQVESLLPNRAAIDKIMRGGQAIESTPETVISRDDTLLVMGPTARLVNAGDLIGPEVDRATVIDVTGEVIDVCVLNKNVAGKTLGELGKLKLAHGVFLRKAIRQGHELPIMPGTVVHKCDILQITGAKEDVEKTIAFLGYPERPTTVTDLVTVAVGCIVGTLIGLIVVPILGIPITLGTGGGVLVAGLLCGWLRSLHPTFGQIPGGAQWILGDLGLNLFVACVGVAAGPQALQAIKTTGLSVFMGGIAVTTLPIIVVMILGLKVLKVNPILLLGAATGSHNCTASLNVVIEASGSPLAVLGYAAPYAFANVLLTVWGTLIVNLM from the coding sequence ATGGTGCATGATATCCTGGAGACGATGCGTAACAATCCCGAACTGGTGCTCTTCCTGGCGCTTGCCATCGGATATTTTGCGGGAAAGAGGCTCAAAATCTTCGGTTTCACCCTCGGCTCGACCGCCTCGATCCTGCTGGCTGCCATCGTGGTCGGCCAGGTCGGCATAACGATCCCGCCGATCCTGAAGAGCATAAGCTTCGCGCTGTTCATATTTACCGTAGGTTACAAGGTCGGGCCCCAGTTCTTCGGCTCGCTCAAGAAGGACGGCATGAATTATCTTTGGCTGACGATCGCAGTGGCTATAACATCGTTGGCGACGGCGATCTTCATCGGTAAGGCCGCCCATTTTGACAAGGGCACTACCGCGGGCATGTTCGCCGGTTCGATGACGACCTCGGCAGCCCTGGGTACGGGAGGCGATGCCGTCAAACGCCTCGATGTAACGCCGGACGAAAAGAACGCGCTCGATTCCAATATGGCGATCGCATACGCGATCACGTATATATTCGGCACCGCCGGTACGATAGTCCTCGTTAAATTGGCGCCTGTCCTGTTCAAGATAGACCTTAAGGCTGAAGCAAAAAAACTGGAAGAACAGATGGGCGGTTCCGGCTCCGATGAGGAGAACCAGGGGACTTTCTCGTGGACGCAGCGGCTCGATATGAGGGCTTACAGGGCCCTGAACGGAGCGGTAGTGGGCAAGAGCATTTCCCAGGTCGAGTCTCTTTTACCTAATAGAGCGGCGATAGATAAGATAATGAGAGGCGGCCAGGCCATTGAGAGCACTCCGGAGACAGTCATCTCGCGCGATGATACTTTGCTGGTGATGGGCCCGACAGCCCGTTTGGTAAATGCCGGGGACCTTATAGGGCCGGAAGTCGACCGCGCGACTGTAATCGACGTGACCGGCGAGGTCATAGATGTCTGTGTCCTGAATAAGAATGTAGCGGGCAAAACGCTGGGGGAGCTCGGAAAATTAAAGCTTGCGCACGGGGTATTCCTGCGTAAGGCTATAAGGCAGGGCCATGAACTGCCCATCATGCCTGGGACGGTTGTGCATAAGTGCGATATACTGCAGATCACCGGCGCGAAAGAAGATGTCGAAAAGACTATCGCGTTCCTGGGATACCCCGAGCGGCCTACTACCGTGACGGACCTGGTCACCGTGGCTGTCGGCTGTATAGTAGGTACCCTCATAGGGCTTATAGTCGTTCCTATATTAGGCATTCCGATCACGCTGGGCACGGGCGGCGGCGTCCTTGTCGCCGGGCTTTTATGCGGGTGGCTCAGGTCGCTGCATCCCACCTTCGGGCAGATCCCCGGCGGCGCGCAGTGGATACTTGGGGATCTTGGGTTGAATCTTTTCGTGGCCTGTGTGGGAGTCGCTGCCGGGCCGCAGGCGCTGCAGGCGATCAAGACAACAGGCCTTTCGGTTTTCATGGGAGGTATCGCTGTAACGACCCTGCCTATCATCGTGGTAATGATTTTAGGGCTGAAGGTCCTGAAGGTGAATCCGATATTGTTATTAGGCGCGGCGACAGGTTCGCATAACTGTACCGCCTCGCTTAACGTGGTCATCGAAGCGTCCGGCAGCCCATTGGCCGTATTGGGATATGCAGCCCCTTATGCATTTGCGAACGTCCTCCTGACAGTCTGGGGGACGCTTATCGTAAACCTGATGTGA
- a CDS encoding bifunctional aspartate transaminase/aspartate 4-decarboxylase: MQRSEEEKGYEALSPFELKNKLISMAETRREKIMLNAGRGNPNWVAIAPREAFLQFGMFALSESQRSPHRPGLGTVAQKEGLSKRFKDYLAKNSGAPGAAFLAQAFDYVCVVMKIDGDDFLNEMVDAVLGDHYPTPDRMLEICEKIVHKYLEQEMFGLAPIGKFDLFATEGGTAAMDYIFTSLSENKLIHKGDKIAIGTPIFTPYLEIPRLNDYELIELEVKQDENSDWQYPDSELEKLADPAVKAFFLVNPSNPTSVSIQQKSLDKITELVETRRKDLIILTDDVYGTFVNGFKSLAAAAPRNTVLVYSFSKYFGATGWRLGVIGIHEDNVFDKRIAALPPDDKEELHARYCTVELGPDHMKLIDRMVADSRSVALHHTAGLSTPQQVMMVMFSLHCLMDKKGDYKKMAQDIVKKRFEALYSAVGVKAPDDEYDARYYATIDIPELAKTRYNADFADYLVKNFEPIDFVWRLADEKSIVLMDGGGFDAPNMSIRVSLANLDDSAYTEIGKGISELLEDYYNTWKESKK, encoded by the coding sequence ATGCAGCGTTCGGAAGAAGAAAAAGGTTATGAAGCCCTGAGCCCGTTTGAACTGAAGAATAAGCTGATCAGCATGGCCGAGACGCGCCGCGAGAAGATCATGCTGAATGCCGGAAGGGGCAACCCGAACTGGGTCGCCATAGCGCCGAGGGAAGCTTTCCTGCAGTTCGGCATGTTCGCCTTGTCAGAATCCCAGCGCTCTCCCCACAGGCCCGGCCTTGGGACGGTCGCGCAGAAGGAAGGGCTATCCAAAAGGTTCAAGGATTATCTCGCCAAGAATTCCGGCGCGCCCGGCGCCGCGTTCCTGGCCCAGGCATTTGACTATGTCTGCGTGGTCATGAAGATAGATGGCGATGATTTCTTAAACGAGATGGTGGACGCCGTCCTCGGCGACCATTATCCCACGCCCGACAGGATGCTCGAGATCTGCGAAAAGATAGTGCACAAATATCTTGAGCAGGAGATGTTCGGCCTCGCGCCGATAGGGAAATTCGACCTCTTCGCCACGGAAGGCGGCACCGCTGCGATGGATTATATCTTTACGAGCCTGTCGGAAAATAAACTGATACATAAGGGCGACAAGATCGCGATCGGTACGCCGATATTCACGCCTTACCTGGAAATACCCAGGCTCAACGACTATGAACTCATCGAGCTGGAGGTGAAACAGGACGAGAATTCGGACTGGCAGTATCCGGACTCGGAGCTTGAAAAACTGGCCGACCCCGCCGTCAAGGCGTTCTTCCTTGTTAATCCCTCCAATCCCACATCGGTCAGCATCCAGCAGAAGTCGCTCGATAAGATAACGGAGTTGGTTGAGACGCGCAGGAAAGACCTCATAATACTTACCGATGACGTGTACGGCACGTTCGTCAACGGTTTCAAGTCGCTTGCCGCCGCAGCCCCGCGCAACACGGTCCTCGTGTATTCTTTTTCCAAGTATTTCGGGGCGACCGGATGGCGCCTCGGCGTAATAGGCATACACGAGGATAATGTCTTCGATAAGCGCATAGCGGCCCTGCCGCCGGACGACAAGGAAGAGCTGCACGCCCGTTATTGCACCGTCGAGCTCGGCCCGGACCACATGAAACTGATCGACCGGATGGTCGCCGATTCGCGTTCGGTAGCGCTGCACCATACCGCCGGGCTTTCGACGCCGCAGCAGGTGATGATGGTGATGTTTTCGCTGCACTGCCTCATGGACAAGAAGGGCGATTACAAGAAGATGGCGCAGGATATCGTCAAGAAGCGCTTCGAGGCCCTCTACTCCGCCGTCGGAGTAAAAGCCCCGGATGATGAATACGACGCCCGTTACTACGCGACTATCGATATACCGGAGCTCGCCAAGACGCGCTATAACGCGGATTTCGCGGACTATCTGGTCAAGAATTTTGAGCCGATAGACTTCGTTTGGAGGCTGGCGGACGAAAAGTCGATAGTCCTTATGGACGGCGGCGGTTTCGATGCGCCGAACATGTCGATCAGGGTGTCGCTGGCCAATCTCGACGACAGCGCCTATACGGAGATCGGCAAAGGCATAAGCGAACTGCTCGAGGATTATTACAATACGTGGAAAGAATCCAAAAAGTAG